One window of Acropora palmata chromosome 1, jaAcrPala1.3, whole genome shotgun sequence genomic DNA carries:
- the LOC141873099 gene encoding alpha-aminoadipic semialdehyde dehydrogenase-like isoform X2, with protein sequence MAEETLLIDEAKYSWLKDLGLKAENDGVFNGSWGGKGQSVTSISPSNGRPIARVRQGSLEDYNETVKCAKDAWKYWAMTPAPKRGEIVRQIGQALRDNLENLGKLIALEVGKIKPEGVGEVQEFIDICDYAVGLSRMMDGKVLPSERPGHALLEQWNPVGLVGVITAFNFPCAVFGWNSSISMVCGNVNLWKGAPSTPLVSVAITKIMTEVLARNLVPGAVCSLVCGGADIGQAMAEDERVDLLSFTGSTAVGRKVGTTVQSRFGRKILELGGNNAIIVMDDADLDLAIPSVLFASVGTAGQRCTTTRRLTIHETIHDEVVDRLTKAYAQVRIGDPLNEDTLYGPVHSEMAINIYKQALEDVKKQGGTIACGGKVLEGPGYYVEPTIVTDLAHDAEIVHRESFVPILYVLKCKSFEEAVGHNNEVKQGLSSSIFTKDIAKVFNWMGPLGSDCGLVNVNIPTSGAEIGGAFGGEKHTGGGRESGSDAWKAYMRRSTCTINFGKDLPLAQGIKFG encoded by the exons ATGGCG GAAGAAACTTTATTGATAGATGAAGCGAAATATTCCTGGCTCAAAGATCTTGGTCTGAAAGCGGAAAATGACGGAGTATTTAATGGCTCTTGGGGTGGCAAAGGACAG AGTGTAACCTCCATATCCCCTTCAAATGGACGACCAATTGCAAGAGTACGCCAA GGTTCTTTGGAAGATTACAATGAGACAGTAAAATGTGCAAAGGATGCCTGGAAATATTGGGCCATg ACACCTGCTCCTAAACGGGGAGAAATAGTTCGCCAAATTGGTCAAGCATTGAGAGACAACTTGGAAAACCTTGGAAAATTG ATTGCACTTGAAGTGGGTAAGATCAAACCAGAGGGTGTTGGTGAGGTACAAGAGTTTATTGACATTTGTGATTACGCTGTTGGCCTTTCACGAATGATGGATGGAAAAGTGCTACCCTCAGAAA GACCTGGCCATGCACTTCTTGAACAGTGGAACCCAGTTGGTCTGGTTGGTGTCATCACTGCATTCAATTTTCCCTGTGCAGTTTTTGGATGGAACAGTAGCATTAGTATGGTGTGTGGCAATGTGAATCTGTG GAAAGGTGCTCCATCAACTCCTCTTGTAAGTGTTGCAATCACAAA GATTATGACTGAAGTGTTAGCTCGCAATTTAGTCCCAGGAGCTGTATGTTCACTGGTTTGTGGAGGTGCAGATATTGg tcAAGCTATGGCAGAGGATGAAAGAGTTGACCTGTTGTCCTTCACTGGTAGCACAGCG gtTGGAAGAAAAGTTGGCACAACAGTGCAAAGCAGATTTG gaagaaaaattttggaACTTGGTGGCAATAATGCTATTATTG TGATGGATGATGCTGATTTAGATCTTGCCATTCCATCAGTGCTGTTTGCTTCAGTAGGCACTGCAGGTCAGAGGTGTACTACAACAAGAAGGCTG ACAATTCATGAGACAATTCATGATGAAGTGGTGGATCGCTTAACGAAGGCTTATGCTCAAGTGAGAATAGGAGACCCACTGAATG AGGATACGCTTTATGGTCCTGTTCATTCTGAAATGGCCATTAATATTTACAAGCAAGCACTGGAAGATGTCAAGAAGCAAGGTGGAACTATTGCTTGTGGTGGAAAG GTCTTAGAGGGACCTGGCTACTACGTTGAACCAACCATTGTCACTGATCTTGCTCATGATGCAGAGATAGTGCATAGGGAATCTTTTGTCCCTATCCTTTATGTGCTCAAGTGCAAG aGCTTTGAAGAGGCTGTAGGCCACAACAATGAAGTAAAGCAAGGACTGTCCAGTAGCATATTCACTAAGGATATTGCCAAAGTGTTCAACTGGATGGG ACCACTTGGGTCTGACTGTGGACTTGTTAATGTCAATATTCCAACAAGTGGAGCAGAAATTGGAGGTGCTTTTG GTGGTGAGAAACACACCGGTGGTGGCCGAGAATCTGGCAGTGATGCATGGAAAGCTTACATGAGGAGATCAACTTG TACTATTAACTTTGGCAAAGACCTTCCCCTTGCCCAAGGTATCAAGTTTGGGTGA
- the LOC141873099 gene encoding alpha-aminoadipic semialdehyde dehydrogenase-like isoform X1 produces the protein MAVRVLSFAPKNLAFRSIFLGLSRASFCSAQEETLLIDEAKYSWLKDLGLKAENDGVFNGSWGGKGQSVTSISPSNGRPIARVRQGSLEDYNETVKCAKDAWKYWAMTPAPKRGEIVRQIGQALRDNLENLGKLIALEVGKIKPEGVGEVQEFIDICDYAVGLSRMMDGKVLPSERPGHALLEQWNPVGLVGVITAFNFPCAVFGWNSSISMVCGNVNLWKGAPSTPLVSVAITKIMTEVLARNLVPGAVCSLVCGGADIGQAMAEDERVDLLSFTGSTAVGRKVGTTVQSRFGRKILELGGNNAIIVMDDADLDLAIPSVLFASVGTAGQRCTTTRRLTIHETIHDEVVDRLTKAYAQVRIGDPLNEDTLYGPVHSEMAINIYKQALEDVKKQGGTIACGGKVLEGPGYYVEPTIVTDLAHDAEIVHRESFVPILYVLKCKSFEEAVGHNNEVKQGLSSSIFTKDIAKVFNWMGPLGSDCGLVNVNIPTSGAEIGGAFGGEKHTGGGRESGSDAWKAYMRRSTCTINFGKDLPLAQGIKFG, from the exons ATGGCGGTACGTGTTCTTTCGTTCGCTCCCAAGAACTTAGCATTCCGTTCTATTTTCTTGGGTTTAAGTCGGGCTTCTTTCTGCTCTGCACAGGAAGAAACTTTATTGATAGATGAAGCGAAATATTCCTGGCTCAAAGATCTTGGTCTGAAAGCGGAAAATGACGGAGTATTTAATGGCTCTTGGGGTGGCAAAGGACAG AGTGTAACCTCCATATCCCCTTCAAATGGACGACCAATTGCAAGAGTACGCCAA GGTTCTTTGGAAGATTACAATGAGACAGTAAAATGTGCAAAGGATGCCTGGAAATATTGGGCCATg ACACCTGCTCCTAAACGGGGAGAAATAGTTCGCCAAATTGGTCAAGCATTGAGAGACAACTTGGAAAACCTTGGAAAATTG ATTGCACTTGAAGTGGGTAAGATCAAACCAGAGGGTGTTGGTGAGGTACAAGAGTTTATTGACATTTGTGATTACGCTGTTGGCCTTTCACGAATGATGGATGGAAAAGTGCTACCCTCAGAAA GACCTGGCCATGCACTTCTTGAACAGTGGAACCCAGTTGGTCTGGTTGGTGTCATCACTGCATTCAATTTTCCCTGTGCAGTTTTTGGATGGAACAGTAGCATTAGTATGGTGTGTGGCAATGTGAATCTGTG GAAAGGTGCTCCATCAACTCCTCTTGTAAGTGTTGCAATCACAAA GATTATGACTGAAGTGTTAGCTCGCAATTTAGTCCCAGGAGCTGTATGTTCACTGGTTTGTGGAGGTGCAGATATTGg tcAAGCTATGGCAGAGGATGAAAGAGTTGACCTGTTGTCCTTCACTGGTAGCACAGCG gtTGGAAGAAAAGTTGGCACAACAGTGCAAAGCAGATTTG gaagaaaaattttggaACTTGGTGGCAATAATGCTATTATTG TGATGGATGATGCTGATTTAGATCTTGCCATTCCATCAGTGCTGTTTGCTTCAGTAGGCACTGCAGGTCAGAGGTGTACTACAACAAGAAGGCTG ACAATTCATGAGACAATTCATGATGAAGTGGTGGATCGCTTAACGAAGGCTTATGCTCAAGTGAGAATAGGAGACCCACTGAATG AGGATACGCTTTATGGTCCTGTTCATTCTGAAATGGCCATTAATATTTACAAGCAAGCACTGGAAGATGTCAAGAAGCAAGGTGGAACTATTGCTTGTGGTGGAAAG GTCTTAGAGGGACCTGGCTACTACGTTGAACCAACCATTGTCACTGATCTTGCTCATGATGCAGAGATAGTGCATAGGGAATCTTTTGTCCCTATCCTTTATGTGCTCAAGTGCAAG aGCTTTGAAGAGGCTGTAGGCCACAACAATGAAGTAAAGCAAGGACTGTCCAGTAGCATATTCACTAAGGATATTGCCAAAGTGTTCAACTGGATGGG ACCACTTGGGTCTGACTGTGGACTTGTTAATGTCAATATTCCAACAAGTGGAGCAGAAATTGGAGGTGCTTTTG GTGGTGAGAAACACACCGGTGGTGGCCGAGAATCTGGCAGTGATGCATGGAAAGCTTACATGAGGAGATCAACTTG TACTATTAACTTTGGCAAAGACCTTCCCCTTGCCCAAGGTATCAAGTTTGGGTGA
- the LOC141873113 gene encoding integrator complex subunit 14-like has protein sequence MPTVVLLDVSLSMLRRVKTPDEEFIERKQLAVRGLYTFFDFLSSKFKLEFSALLAFSSLWEIVVPFTRDYEALKQGCITVDTYDKTSFDNGFSGVVGHVIEEWGTSVPCQVILVTDGRTASGQGSLRELLDGKRTNTLNPDQPSPFPIPFPCKIHVVCIANPNELGANLTLFQRLCDSTGVGGSVYVPDAPLSIQSVQNMFTRLAQTHYVSYEGTLSCGHLQSKITLSPSPDFTTLFETSKKAGGQERIRRLPNELSICGFLDVADIGNPPHLSRHLVIPISTSSADGKEKEGSKDVNKDSEEDGKTPCFCVLLHGSLKVEKMVAIVSLDLDWFGMLYSWADSKKKSNLVLTTFKPGEKITWLGNMQKLGPAAELETNPYQPIDNEEGETSPFPVMRSQRRSYNSQANLVWIKPSGLQSDVQKLLRYAKRLPEKQGQFYKELNRLRRAALCYSYVDLLDVLANMLDKECAKANSKVARQLKHAAESLRVAPSMELNKAITPLSD, from the exons ATGCCGACAGTGGTACTCCTCGATGTTTCTCTTTCTATGTTACGGCGTGTCAAAACGCCAGACGAAGAATTTATTGAGCGCAAGCAGCTGGCCGTACGCGGTCTTTACACATTCTTTGATTTTCTATCCAGCAAATTCAAGCTTGAATTTTCCGCGTTACTGGCTTTTTCTTCGCTTTGGGAAATTGTGGTGCCCTTCACGAGAGACTACGAGGCTCTAAAACAGGGCTGTATAACAGTTGATACCTATGACAAAACAAGCTTTGATAATGGTTTCAGTGGAGTTGTCGGCCATGTTATTGAAGAATGGGGGACATCAGTACCTTGTCAAGTAATCTTAGTCACTGATGGGCGGACAGCTTCAGGACAGGGCTCATTAAGAGAACTTCTGGATGGCAAAAGAACCAACACTCTCAACCCTGACCAACCAAGTCCTTTTCCAATACCATTTCCATGCAAAATACATGTTGTCTGCATTGCAAATCCAAATGAATTAGGTGCAAACTTGACATTGTTTCAGAGGCTCTGTGACTCAACTGGTGTGGGGGGAAGTGTTTATGTCCCTGATGCGCCATTAAGTATCCAATCAGTTCAGAACATGTTTACACGCCTTGCACAAACCCACTATGTCAGTTATGAAGGAACTCTATCTTGTGGACATTTGCAGTCCAAGATAACACTTTCTCCATCACCTGATTTTACAACATTATTTGAAACATCCAAGAAAGCTGGTGGCCAAGAGAGGATCCGAAGACTGCCAAATGAGTTGTCCATTTGTGGTTTCCTTGATGTGGCAGATATCGGAAACCCACCTCACCTTTCTCGGCATCTTGTAATACCAATCTCAACATCATCAGcagatggaaaagaaaaagaaggcagCAAAGATGTTAATAAGGATAGTGAAGAGGATGGAAAGACTCCCTGTTTCTGTGTGCTACTGCATGGAAGTCTCAAAGTTGAGAAGATGGTGGCCATTGTGTCTTTGGA TTTGGACTGGTTTGGAATGCTTTACTCCTGGGCTGAcagcaaaaagaaatcaaacctAGTGTTGACCACATTCAAGCCTGGGGAGAAAATAACATGGCTTGGAAACATGCAGAAATTGGGTCCCGCAGCAGAGCTTGAAACAAATCCTTATCAGCCTATTGATAATGAAGAAGGAGAGACGTCACCCTTTCCAGTCATGCGAAGCCAAAGACGAAGCTATAACTCTCAAGCTAATCTTGTTTGGATCAAACCCAGTGGATTACAG TCTGATGTGCAAAAATTATTGCGCTATGCAAAGAGGCTTCCTGAAAAACAAGGGCAGTTTTACAAG GAACTGAACAGGCTCCGACGGGCTGCCTTGTGTTACAGCTATGTGGATTTGCTGGATGTTTTGGCAAATATGTTAGATAAAGAATGTGCCAAAGCCAATTCTAAAGTGGCTCGACAGTTAAAACATGCTGCAGAAAGCCTAAGAGTGGCACCAAGTATGGAATTGAACAAGGCAATCACTCCATTGTCAGATTAG